A genomic window from Salvia splendens isolate huo1 chromosome 11, SspV2, whole genome shotgun sequence includes:
- the LOC121754593 gene encoding alkane hydroxylase MAH1-like yields MDSSKSLISKPPCPRSSNTPSSKALVPVLRHASEHNQVLDLQEVFTRYMIDATYLMATGSNTASVRVGFPHCPLMQAAMDNMADAVFWRNAWKLQSFLNIGTEKNMARACTDINQIVDNFLSTEHRQIGDDHFDVLNFYRTGGDNETPKKEFLAANIMTLFFAARDTSAAILTWFFYLINSSNPKSKKAILEEIDCFYPSTDIFPNAEDLGKMVYLHCALSESLRLCTLLHR; encoded by the exons ATGGATTCTTCAAAGAGTCTCATTTCCAAACCTCCATGCCCAAGATCATCCAACACACCCTCGAGCAAGGCCCTCGTCCCAGTCCTCCGCCATGCGTCCGAGCATAATCAG GTCCTTGACCTGCAAGAGGTCTTCACCAGGTACATGATCGACGCGACGTACTTGATGGCCACCGGATCCAACACGGCCTCGGTCAGGGTAGGGTTCCCACACTGCCCCCTCATGCAGGCGGCCATGGACAACATGGCCGACGCCGTCTTCTGGCGAAACGCATGGAAGCTGCAGAGCTTCCTCAACATCGGGACCGAGAAGAACATGGCGCGAGCCTGCACCGATATCAACCAAATCGTCGATAATTTCCTCTCCACCGAGCACCGCCAAATCGGAGACGATCATTTCGACGTGCTAAATTTTTACCGAACTGGCGGCGACAACGAAACCCCCAAAAAGGAGTTCTTAGCTGCCAACATCATGACCCTCTTCTTCGCGGCTCGAGACACCTCGGCCGCGATCCTCACCTGGTTCTTCTACTTAATTAATTCTTCAAACCCTAAATCGAAGAAGGCGATTTTGGAGGAAATCGATTGCTTTTACCCGTCGACTGACATTTTTCCGAATGCGGAGGATTTGGGTAAAATGGTGTATCTCCATTGCGCCCTAAGCGAGAGCTTGAGGCTGTGTACCCTCCTGCACCGGTGA